A portion of the Candidatus Hydrogenedentota bacterium genome contains these proteins:
- the panB gene encoding 3-methyl-2-oxobutanoate hydroxymethyltransferase, with product MAKVTTLSFQDKKLQGEKITVLTAYDYPTAQLLDAAGVDALLVGDSMGMAVMGLKDTLAVTVEDILHHTRMVARAAASAMVIADMPFLSYHVTPEESVRNAGRLIAQGGAQAVKLEGPVSRIGASLERILAAGIPVMGHLGLTPQSVHQFGGFKVQGKDEAAQARLKEDALALEAAGCFAIVLECIPATLGAEISASLRIPTIGIGAGPDCDGQVLVLHDILGWGKARFAHTFADVKGQISDAAAQYVASVKSGAYPAPEQTYP from the coding sequence GTGGCCAAGGTCACCACACTGTCCTTCCAGGACAAAAAGCTGCAGGGCGAGAAGATCACCGTCCTGACCGCTTACGATTACCCAACGGCCCAGTTGCTGGATGCCGCCGGGGTGGATGCGCTTTTGGTGGGGGATTCCATGGGCATGGCGGTCATGGGCTTGAAGGACACCCTCGCCGTCACTGTGGAGGATATTCTTCACCACACCCGCATGGTCGCCCGCGCCGCAGCGTCGGCCATGGTCATCGCGGACATGCCCTTTCTTTCCTACCACGTCACCCCCGAGGAATCGGTCCGCAACGCCGGGCGGCTCATTGCCCAGGGTGGCGCCCAGGCCGTGAAGCTGGAGGGACCCGTTTCGAGGATTGGCGCATCGCTGGAGCGTATCCTCGCGGCGGGCATCCCGGTGATGGGCCACCTCGGCCTCACGCCCCAGTCCGTCCACCAGTTCGGCGGATTCAAGGTGCAGGGGAAAGACGAGGCAGCCCAGGCGCGCCTGAAGGAAGACGCCCTGGCGCTGGAAGCAGCCGGTTGCTTCGCCATCGTGCTGGAGTGCATCCCTGCGACATTGGGCGCTGAGATTTCGGCGTCGTTGCGCATCCCCACCATCGGTATTGGCGCGGGACCCGACTGCGACGGTCAGGTGCTGGTACTTCACGACATCCTGGGTTGGGGCAAAGCCCGCTTCGCCCACACCTTCGCCGATGTGAAGGGCCAAATCAGCGACGCCGCCGCGCAGTATGTGGCGAGTGTCAAATCCGGGGCCTACCCGGCGCCGGAGCAAACCTACCCATGA
- a CDS encoding pantoate--beta-alanine ligase, which translates to MRIIRDKKTMRQIAIQEKAAGRSVGFVPTMGALHEGHASLVRAAVGGDDLSVVSIFVNPTQFAPHEDLKKYPRPFFDDCELLESLGVDLVYAPDAESMYPEGYATYVTVEGLTEGLCSGTRPHFFRGVATVVTKLFTTVLPDRAYFGQKDAQQCAVIKRMALDLDLGVEVIELPIVREDDGLAMSSRNRYLSADERKDALRISAALFHAQSMLEVGERNSAAIIESVRAGIAPLVIDYVSLVDVKTMRPLETVSGEILLAVAVNMPSARLIDNIKFTAPAVH; encoded by the coding sequence ATGAGAATCATTCGCGACAAGAAGACCATGCGCCAGATCGCCATCCAGGAAAAGGCTGCGGGTCGCTCCGTCGGCTTTGTGCCCACCATGGGCGCGCTCCACGAGGGCCACGCGAGTCTCGTGCGTGCGGCGGTGGGCGGGGATGACCTCTCCGTGGTCAGCATCTTCGTGAACCCGACCCAGTTTGCGCCTCATGAGGACCTCAAGAAATATCCGAGGCCCTTCTTCGATGACTGCGAGCTCTTGGAGTCCCTGGGCGTAGACCTGGTCTACGCGCCCGACGCGGAAAGCATGTATCCCGAGGGCTATGCAACCTATGTGACCGTGGAGGGCCTGACCGAAGGTCTGTGCAGCGGCACGCGCCCGCACTTTTTTCGCGGCGTGGCCACGGTGGTGACGAAACTTTTCACGACCGTGCTGCCGGACCGGGCCTATTTCGGGCAGAAGGACGCGCAGCAGTGCGCCGTCATCAAGCGTATGGCGCTCGATCTGGATCTCGGCGTGGAAGTCATCGAATTGCCCATCGTTCGCGAGGACGACGGCCTGGCCATGAGCTCGCGCAACAGGTACCTTTCTGCCGACGAGCGGAAAGACGCCTTGCGCATCTCCGCCGCGCTCTTCCACGCCCAATCCATGCTGGAGGTGGGCGAACGCAACAGCGCCGCGATCATCGAGTCTGTTCGCGCAGGCATCGCCCCGCTGGTAATTGACTATGTATCCCTCGTGGATGTGAAGACCATGCGCCCGCTGGAAACGGTGTCGGGGGAGATTCTCCTCGCCGTTGCCGTGAATATGCCCTCCGCGCGTCTCATTGACAACATCAAATTCACCGCACCCGCGGTTCACTAA
- a CDS encoding aspartate 1-decarboxylase, translating into MLLSMFKSKIHRATVTEAVLHYKGSLTLDPDLMDAAEMLPNEEIHVLNINTGARFTTYIIEGERGSGVVCLNGAAARLGQPGDLIIALTYCHMDREEAKMHVPVVVHVDEKNKITSVEGTERN; encoded by the coding sequence ATGCTGCTATCCATGTTCAAAAGCAAAATCCATCGCGCCACCGTCACCGAAGCCGTTCTGCACTACAAGGGCAGCCTCACACTCGATCCGGACCTGATGGACGCCGCAGAAATGCTGCCGAACGAAGAGATCCACGTGTTGAACATCAACACGGGCGCGCGCTTCACGACCTACATCATCGAGGGCGAGCGGGGGAGTGGCGTGGTGTGCCTGAACGGCGCCGCCGCGCGGCTGGGACAGCCGGGCGATCTGATCATCGCGCTAACCTATTGCCACATGGATCGCGAAGAGGCGAAAATGCACGTACCGGTCGTGGTGCACGTGGATGAGAAGAATAAGATCACGTCGGTCGAGGGGACGGAACGGAATTAA
- a CDS encoding glycosyltransferase, protein MGARLNITDGMRRFLDYPKFTGPTRVLVLDTGYFFDQSWLRAAAKLGWKTASVRSVITGDLTRDDIASLFQTIGEFKPDFILTSNYAGMDNAGLFANFFNDAKLPYVSWFTDTPRMILFNRTMYVSEYSIAATWERAYEPHLRRLGFEHVHYMPLATDPEVFWGCPRDTFERSLAFVGNSMLVQLGEALEKHVDLPHVTAAVEGAIRQGRATRSAYAEGVADIIGRDLYDSLDETGQRNAELLLNYEVTSHERIELARTLAPLGLEVRGDASWSKIIDKHGPGVHYFEQLPAFYSGTAINVNQTSLQMRDAVNQRVFDCPAAGGFVITDNQPDLHEHFDVSREMVTYDSLPELSDKVLYYLHHQEERQTICDRARERVLAEHTHAHRLRALEAYMKPLFGVKS, encoded by the coding sequence ATGGGAGCACGACTCAACATCACCGACGGCATGCGCCGCTTTCTCGATTACCCCAAGTTCACGGGACCAACGCGCGTGCTCGTGCTGGACACGGGCTATTTCTTTGACCAGAGCTGGCTCCGCGCGGCCGCGAAGCTGGGTTGGAAGACGGCCTCCGTGCGCAGCGTCATCACGGGTGATCTCACGCGCGACGACATCGCGTCGCTCTTTCAAACGATCGGCGAGTTCAAACCCGACTTCATCCTCACGAGCAATTACGCGGGCATGGACAACGCGGGGCTCTTCGCGAATTTCTTTAACGACGCGAAGCTGCCCTATGTGAGTTGGTTCACCGACACGCCGCGCATGATTCTGTTCAATCGAACGATGTATGTATCCGAGTATTCCATCGCGGCAACCTGGGAGCGGGCCTACGAGCCCCACTTGCGCAGGCTTGGATTCGAGCACGTACACTACATGCCCCTGGCCACGGATCCGGAGGTCTTCTGGGGTTGCCCCCGCGATACGTTCGAGCGCAGCCTCGCTTTCGTCGGCAATTCCATGCTGGTGCAACTCGGCGAGGCGCTGGAGAAACACGTGGACTTACCCCACGTGACGGCGGCGGTCGAAGGGGCCATTCGACAGGGGAGAGCCACCCGTTCGGCCTATGCGGAAGGTGTCGCGGACATCATCGGTCGTGACCTCTACGATTCCCTTGATGAAACCGGCCAGCGGAATGCGGAGCTCCTCTTGAACTACGAAGTCACTTCCCACGAGCGCATCGAGCTTGCGCGGACCCTGGCCCCGCTGGGCCTGGAGGTGCGCGGCGACGCGAGTTGGTCGAAAATCATAGACAAGCACGGCCCCGGCGTTCACTACTTTGAGCAATTGCCCGCGTTTTACAGCGGCACCGCGATCAATGTGAACCAGACCAGTCTCCAAATGCGCGATGCCGTAAACCAGCGTGTGTTCGATTGTCCGGCGGCGGGAGGCTTCGTGATCACCGACAATCAGCCCGATCTCCACGAGCACTTCGATGTTTCGCGCGAGATGGTGACCTACGATTCACTCCCGGAGCTTTCCGACAAGGTGCTGTACTATCTCCATCACCAGGAAGAACGTCAGACCATTTGTGACCGTGCCCGTGAGCGGGTGCTGGCGGAGCACACCCACGCCCACCGGCTTCGGGCGCTGGAGGCATACATGAAGCCGTTGTTCGGGGTGAAATCTTGA